The Rosa rugosa chromosome 3, drRosRugo1.1, whole genome shotgun sequence sequence TGATGAAAACTAGATAATCCACTAACTTAAGCCGCAGAATGCACTATGCATATCAATACTCAATGTCAATAAATTAACCTAGCTATATATTATAGTACGGAATTCATAAATGCAGTCTAGACAAGGAAACCAACAAGAAAATTCAAATTAGAATGAGAAAGCTTATTGAGCAATGAGGACTCACTGGTGTTTGAGATAGAATCACAGTCCGGCGACCATTTGCAGGTGTAACTACCAGTGAATGGTTATGGTCCTTTATAAATCTCGTTACAATCCATTTTCCTGATTTTTCTCTCTTTACCACTATCATTGCTTTACACCCTTCTCTCGTGATTGCCCGAGGCTTCCTGTTCTCACTTCTTTTGGGCCTCGTCTTACGAAATCCTTCTTTATTGCACACAAGTCTACGCCAAACTACCTTACCATCACGCAATGATCTCCGGAAGGCATCAACCCGCATAATGAATCCCAACTGTGTTGCGTATGCATCATAGAACACCTTGGCAGCCTCTTCCGTTTCAAACTCCATACCCACATACGGTTCCATATCTGAACTCTCCTCAAATGTGGCTGCCTCTTTCCCATTTGAACTCTCTATCATATCCTCATCTTTGCTCGTAGATGGTTGTTCATCCACTGCCAAACACACATTTTAATAAGACTCGGGCCAATTTCGGGCAATCAAATTACAAGAGTTAAAATTCGTTCTTCTGTACCAAAACTAGTTTTAGGTGACACACTGGCCTACAAAGTCTCACATTACAATGTCATAGGCTCATAGTAAAAACTAATAAGTCAactagtttctgggttttgaggaAATAAATTCTatagaaataaacaaaaaccTATCAAATTCATTTTACAAATGTAAATGGTATGCTGAATGAATAACACTAAATGTAAAATTGCTACTGGAAAACAGTATTCAGGAAAGTGACTACTAGGACCACAATCCAAGGCCAACTAATTGTTCAAAAGGGCATTCCTTTCTACCAAAATTCACACATGATACAGTAATCAGCTCAAAGTTTTAGGTCATAGAAACTCAATTAATCATGGTTAGAAATACTGGGTATACAGTAAGTTCTGTTTGGCTTCTGAGAAAATATAAGAACAAGCTAGAATTGGGTTTCTCAAGAATTTCTCAGCAGTCAAAACAGAGAggacttccaaaaaaaaaaaaaaacaaaaacataagtGAAATGAAGAACCAATTTCATAACCGAAGCTTGTTGTAAAGTAGAGCAAGTAGAGATTTACAGAGATTAAAAATGTTAAACTCACTTGTTGGCAGAGGGATCCGGACCCAGTAGTTCGCTTAGGTTACAGAATGGTGAAAAGGCAAAAAGGTGTTTCCTtctttttgggttttaattggggttggaagagtttgagagaggTCGGAGCTCTAACTTCAGACTTCAGAGGATGTTAATGTGGCAGATAAAAGGAATGATCCTATATGGCCAAGACCAGGCGTCACTCTCTACTCGCTGGTCTCTACagaatattatttctctttttttaagatggtataaaatatttttttattttatttcattaatCCCTGAGAATTAAAGTGATTAATTTTTTGTGAGTCAGTGAGATATCTTACGAAGAGAAGTTTTATGTCACTAGACTAAGACTtcatttgggattgcttcgctttaaaaaaaaaaaacaacttttgtctaaaattttagattatattgtgtttggtaaataaataaaaaatagttttaattgaaaattataggtcACTGTTAGCAGATTTTTAAATCAACCTAAATGTCTTCTTTGCTCggctctctttctttcttttctcttcctacAAAATTCAGAGGTTCTATAAGGTTTTTCTTCCTCAAGAGAAACTCTAAAACCCAAAAGTCCGGTCTCTTCCGTCTTAAGTATTCGACCTTGTCCGGCAGCGCCTCGACCGGTGCTGGCCTCCGGCCTCGCCGTCGTCTTggggtttgctgccggacgggtattcGATCGATATGGTCTGAGGGTCTTCCCTGGGTGGTTGCACTCAGTATTGTTCCAGATGGCTCGGGCTTGGTTTTTTCTTGCCGCATCTCAACCGGCGTTGGGTTGTGCTGATCACGACCAGCGGGATTCCGGACGGCGTGTAAACAACGTGATTTGTGGCAGCGTGTTTCAGGAGTGAGTTGTGGCGGCGTGGGGCGCGGCGGTTTGGGTCAAAATGGAGAGAGGTCGCGGAGGCGTGGATCAGAGCGGTACGGGTAGTGGCAGAGCGGGTCGAGCAGCGCCACTGGGCTTGTGGCGTACGGCATGTCGTCAGGGGCGCTAAGCTTGTGGCGTACGACATGTTGTCGGGGATGATGGGCTGAGATCAGTCTAGCTTGACGAGCTCTGGAGTTGGGCTATTCCTTTGGATGCTCTTGGGCCTACTATGTTGGACTGGGGTTGATGCACTAGGTCTTTACTATGTTTTAACTTTGTcttttacaataaattccttgtatttagGAACCTAAGCACTAAGGTGCACCCATTGTCTCTCTAGCGACTTTGGAGTAGTACTGAAAGAGGATATTAGCTATCTCTACGTATTTAAATGtctaatgagtaggactatatgtacgtaccactgttgggtactaccactagcttcttgtctgtctatgcccttaaatgacagcggaagggtatgtaaaaTATACTCTAaataccactagcttcttgtctgtctatctCTTTAACTCAAAAAATCAACCTAAATGTTATTTTTAGAAGTTGATTTAGATTAAAATACACTCTAAAGTTGTTTTATGCACTGACAACACTTAAGTATTATTTATCAAAcatgaaactgttttaattcacagttgattattctcacaacacaggcagcaacaatttttttttaaagtcacagcaatcccaaactagccatAAATAGTACTGGACATCTAAAATAACTTTTTTATTCTTTGAAAATATACGTATTAGCTAGTATTTAATTTACTTTATGAAAATACTATCTTATTTGTGTGATTTCGAGTTAGAAACTTCAAAATACAACCAAATAGAGGTTATGCACAAAAATGACGCTCTCGTAATTgttatgacttttttttttttttttaataaagggctggtgtaGCTACTCTCAagtttttattaataaaattactGAATACAAGAGAGAGGAAACGCGACCAGGGGGggagacattgagcctaaacccttaACTACAATAAGTATCTAGAAAACATCCCAAAATGATATTAGGAGTCTCTATaaaatacatgtattttaaCAAGCACcagttagcaaagagtgctTGACATGTTACTCCATTTGCTTCGACAAAGCGATGACATActggaaagataacttgattaCAATGAACTATAATTACCAAACTCACAGTTTTCCTACTATGTCGCCACCAGAGAATAAATCCGAcaacacttagtttcatcctgccactaagAGGTAGCGACCATTTAATAGTGAATCGTCACCTCACTAGGCCAGACAAGACACTTAGAGTGCTCACAAAAGCATTAAGCCCGATTAGTCGTAAAAGAAATATGTAGAGACTTATTACACACCAAAGGCGTGACAAAACTAACCAActaaaataaacaaaactaacaacaaaaatgaaaaaacaagcCCAAGTAGGGCCCAAAAAGAGGTGGGCCCAAGCCTTAACCCAGGACAGAGGAACACATAAGCCATTGTCGATGGATCCTCCATCCCGCCTCCCCGCCACCTTTGCTGGACCGCCAACATCGATTCACCATCTCCGTCACGCCATGGAGAGACGCCATCCCAGATCGGATCCAAGCCAAGAAGGAGCCGCTCCGTTGTGCCATCCCAGATCATAACTATTATAACTTATACGTAGTAAGTCTtgtattgttttcttttattatgaTTTAGTTTTTAAAATGGAAGGACAAATGGTTGATTTCTAAGTCTTTTGAAGAGAATAAAAGGTGTCACGCGCAAAAAAAGCTAATAGAAGGTTGATATAGCCTAATTCtatgtttattttatttaataacAAAGAGTATTTTTTTGGGACATTATTATTAAATGAAGTTAACACTTATCTTAAGCTATTTCAATATGCTTCTggctgtgttttttttttccctgtcCAAAACTTGTACTAATGTTACAAAATAGTTACTATTAGCTTTGAGATGTAGTGTCGTAGAGCCGAaatagagagtttctattgagacctccaaatttgctcatttaACCTCTCATACTCTCTACATCTCCTTTTTGCTTTTAAATACAAATATTTGCTCACTAAACCTCTATTTgaattcctcaaataaccttaaTTATACTATTCACATACAAGACAATAAAATACTCATTATACCTCTAATTCACTCACTACACCTCCAttccttgttcttttttttttttttttgcatgcaACCCTAAAAAATGCCCGAAATAGTAAAACTTTAAATCATTAATCAAACGGTCATAACACATAAATTGATCAAAATGTCATAAATCAAACGGTTAGACAATGATTCCTATGTTTTTAACCCTTCTAAAAAATGAAACGTTACATAaattgaaataaataaaaaaaaccccggaacacaaaagaaaaaaagcaaagaaagaaacacGCAGATCATGaatgcaccaaaaaaaaaaacaaacaaaaacaaaaaccaaaaaccactGTCTCCCACCCAAAACTCTCATCCTCCAACCAAACATTGAACGAAGTCTAGACTAGGAACTCAATAAAAGTTTTGGAACAATTTCTtagtctttaatttgttttaaaaCTAGGCGGAAAAGTTGTAAAGAAAATACTAGttaaaccactgcaagtggcctagtggttcttgcctactTGAGTGTGCTCCCAAACCtaagttcgaaccccgaagctgttaAAGtagccaggcactgtgctgcaatgcacagttggagcatttcacatgtgccgaaggggtttatcttgggtctaggaagcctttggattccccttgacaaagtaaaaaaaaagaaaatactaGTTGATTATAATTCATTGtctataattgtcattttataagaggatatatatgtaattcaataattcTATAGATatagaggtcaaatgagcaaatcTAGATGTCTCAATAGAAATATATTTGAAATTCTTTTCAGATGTATGTGATCTCTATTTCTAGGTCAAAGAGAAGGACAAAGATTCGCTATAAAGACATAAAAGTTGGataactctaaaaaaaaatactgtAGACTCTGTCCTATGTCCCAGTCCAATCCAAAACGGCGCCCTCTGTACGTCGTTTCACCCTTTGCAGTTCCCCAATAAAAACCAATGTGAAGTAAAAACGAAAaagaacgaagaagaagaagaagaagaaaagaaattaacgTCACTCGCTAATGAAGTTTGACCCTTTCCTCTGCACCTGTCTGGTCTCCCAAGTCAATCCATGAAAGCCCAGAAGAAGATCTTCGGACTCTGATACCATTCAGAGCTACTCAGACCACGAAATTTCTGGTTTTCAATAAAAGTAAGTACCTTTCTTTTCAGGCTTAGCTAGCTCTATCACTCTTTCAACTCCAACAATTTTTCTTATTGTTTCAAAAATTTGTGCAATCTGGCCTTTAATACCCACCCAATGCCACTAACTCTTCAGCAGTACTTGAAAAGTTGTTGAATTTAACTGAGAAGCAATACATGCAGAACATTTTTGGTGAGAAAATGTGGTGAAGAAAGTTTGCCTTTTGAATTCTCAGATCTTTTGACTGAGCCTTGTGTAACTATTTGGGGCAGTAGCATTATATGGTGGTATAGATATCATTGCTCAATCTATGGCTTTTGGTGTTGATTTCATCCATATTAAGCATCTGGGTTGTTGGTATGAatatatgaaagcagaaagCTTTGTATTTTGAGTTGAACTAGCACTTATTACTATCAGTAAATGTAGTAGAAAATTGAAGTTGATATTGCTTCAAGATGAAGGTAGTTTACATGTTGCCAACTTGATTATTGAATGTAATGAGCTGGGTATTTGATCAAGTTTCATTTTAGTAACAAATTTTGTATATGAGTACCAGACCTGCATAAATGTTCATGGAATTTATCACATTTTATGACAGTGGATTtggatgaggaggaggaagttGGGGCAGTTGATGGGTCTGTTGAAGTAAACATGGGCGATTCAGAAGGAGGTTCCGTTATAGAACCTTATGTTGGTATGGAATTTGAGTCCGAAGAAGATGCCAAGAAATTCTATACTGAGTATGCCAGGCGGGTCGGTTTTTTTGTCCGTGTTATGCAGCGTCGTCGAGGTATTGATGGGAGAACTCTTGCCCGTCGGCTTGGATGTAACAAACAAGGTTTTTCTCCCAACCATAAGGGGAATCTTGGACTTGAGAAAAAGCCCAGAGTTAGTGCACGAGAAGGTTGCAACGCAACAATCTTGGTGAAGGTGGATAAATCTGGAAAATGGGTTGTTACAAGATTTGTAAAGGATCATAATCATCCTCTCATTGTTACTGCCAATGAGTTTAGCACAGCGGTGAGCTTCTTTAAGTTACTTAACTACCTGGATTATCTCTTCCCTTATTTCTCCACCTTTTTATTTTCCTAGATAAATCTTTAGGTGATCTTACGAACCCAACTGAGCTTAATGTCCTTCAAGATTAGTCGCTTTAGTTGAATTTGATTATGCTTTGCAGACacatgttataacttataaaatATGGGGGAAGTTTTATGTCATTAGGGGCAAGTATACAAGAGACGTATATGGCATGGTAAATCTACTATAGTATTGTTTTCATATGCTATATCTCTGCATGGTCGCTGCATTAGGGATTGTAACTTaagttttctgttttttgtttgtGATGAGTAACTGAAGTCATTTGATGATTCAATGACAAACATTAAAGCATGGTTCCCTCATCTTATATCTCACTTGAGTGTAAATGAACTAGTGATGAAAGGATGTGAGTATTAGGGATAAGCAAGCCCAAGAAAATTTTCTAATGTTGTGGATGAATAGTCCTTACTTCCTGAAGATTGTCTGATTGTGTAATAGTAGTCTTGTTACCGAGTTAAATGTAATAAGCTTTTCTCTTTTGGATAGCAGTAATCACCTTTCTGTCAAGCAAAAGACTTGGATGTGATTCCGTTGAAACCCTAAAGTTGGAAATTGAAAAGCTTTCACAAAGTTGTGTTGTTACAGAAACTGGTGAAAACTAAAAGACCTACCCTGATTTACAATTTGATATATTTAATGTATTCTGTGAATGTtccttttttgtcttttatatTAACTTTTTATAGGTCTGATACATTTTGAATCAGTTAGGTTTCTACAAATGGCTTATCTGGTTATTCATGCTTGTAGGGCGACAAGGATAAGAAAAT is a genomic window containing:
- the LOC133738723 gene encoding protein FAR1-RELATED SEQUENCE 5 — encoded protein: MDEQPSTSKDEDMIESSNGKEAATFEESSDMEPYVGMEFETEEAAKVFYDAYATQLGFIMRVDAFRRSLRDGKVVWRRLVCNKEGFRKTRPKRSENRKPRAITREGCKAMIVVKREKSGKWIVTRFIKDHNHSLVVTPANGRRTVILSQTPDEKDMKIRELTAELQRERKRSAAYQEQLDMVLREMEEHSNHLSRNIDDIVRSVKEIESKRVA
- the LOC133739401 gene encoding protein FAR1-RELATED SEQUENCE 5 is translated as MDLDEEEEVGAVDGSVEVNMGDSEGGSVIEPYVGMEFESEEDAKKFYTEYARRVGFFVRVMQRRRGIDGRTLARRLGCNKQGFSPNHKGNLGLEKKPRVSAREGCNATILVKVDKSGKWVVTRFVKDHNHPLIVTANEFSTAGDKDKKIEELMMELDHQDQLCAAYREKLLSFINNVEAETEELSAKIKAIVDNVRKVESETQKHSHCK